From Glycine soja cultivar W05 chromosome 4, ASM419377v2, whole genome shotgun sequence, the proteins below share one genomic window:
- the LOC114409266 gene encoding F-box protein FBW2-like — MEEACEFRSWAELIPDALGVIFTNLSLQERVTVIPRVCKSWANAVTGPYCWQEIDIKDWSNRCQPDQLDRLLEMLITRSSGSLRKLSVSGLQTESIFTFIAENACSLHTLRLPRSSMNDSIVEQIAGRLSMISFLDVSYCIKIGPYALEMIGKNCKLLEGLCRNMHPLDTASKPFQDDEAYAIASTMPKLKHLEMAYHLISTSGVLQILANCPKLEFLDQRGCWGVTLDHMFLKQKFPKLKVLGPFVLDTYESDGWDDFSDVSDSSEYLAWDFVAGGMEEYYVDDSDSYDGMWDDEGRLDELQFGFYEGIEDAGMYWPPSP, encoded by the exons ATGGAAGAAGCATGTGAATTTCGAAGTTGGGCTGAATTGATTCCTGATGCCCTGGGGGTAATCTTCACCAATCTTTCTCTTCAGGAGAGGGTAACAGTGATCCCCAGGGTGTGCAAATCATGGGCTAATGCAGTAACTGGACCTTACTGCTGGCAAGAGATAGACATCAAGGATTGGAGCAATCGATGCCAGCCCGACCAACTCGATCGGCTGCTCGAGATGCTTATCACAAGAAGTTCTGGATCCCTCCGCAAACTCAGTGTTTCTGGCCTCCAAACTGAGAGCATCTTCACTTTCATTGCTGAAAA TGCCTGTTCTCTCCATACATTGCGACTGCCAAGGAGCAGTATGAATGATTCCATTGTGGAACAGATTGCTGGGAGGCTTTCTATGATTTCTTTCTTGGATGTGAGCTACTGTATTAAAATCGGTCCCTATGCACTTGAGATGATTGGCAAGAACTGCAAACTGCTAGAAGGGTTGTGTCGAAACATGCACCCGTTGGATACTGCAAGCAAGCCGTTTCAAGATGATGAAGCATATGCAATTGCCTCCACAATGCCTAAGCTCAAGCATCTTGAAATGGCTTATCATCTTATCAGCACTTCGGGTGTCCTTCAAATACTTGCAAACTGCCCTAAGCTTGAATTTTTGGATCAAAGGGGGTGTTGGGGTGTGACACTTGACCACATGTTTTTAAAGCAGAAATTCCCAAAACTGAAGGTTTTGGGGCCTTTTGTTCTTGACACTTATGAGAGTGATGGCTGGGATGATTTCTCAGATGTGTCAGATTCTTCCGAGTACTTGGCCTGGGACTTTGTGGCCGGTGGCATGGAAGAATACTATGTTGATGATAGTGACAGTTATGATGGAATGTGGGATGATGAAGGGAGGCTAGATGAGCTTCAGTTCGGGTTTTATGAAGGGATAGAAGATGCAGGAATGTATTGGCCTCCATCTCCATAA
- the LOC114409267 gene encoding uncharacterized protein LOC114409267 — protein sequence MVRRFRRNKRKMEPYLEVLDRHWDSQLHKDLYATGYWLNPACRFNAKEFEKHRNTQSGILELIDRYTHGDLELPDKLYEGMRIYKNSGGDFARRAAIREWNIVMLGIN from the exons ATGGTTAGGAGGTTTCGGAGAAATAAGAGGAAAATGGAGCCTTATTTAGAGGTCCTTGATAGGCATTGGGATTCACAGCTTCACAAAGATCTATATGCAACTGGTTATTGGTTAAATCCGGCTTGTAGATTCAATGCTAAAGAATTTGAGAAGCATAGGAACACACAATCTGGAATTTTGGAACTCATTGACAGGTACACACATGGAGATCTTGAGTTGCCAGATAAATTATATGAAGGCATGAGGATATATAAAAATTCTGGAGGAGATTTTGCTAGACGAGCTGCAATACGTGAATGGAACATAGTCATGCTAG GAATCAACTAA
- the LOC114409268 gene encoding protein EXORDIUM-like 2, whose translation MLILRLAIFVASLVVVVQSHVPNIWEAKPFHHMLSLVQPDPVVLNYHRGPLLKGNVTVHINWYGNFTPIHRSIIVDFIQSLGSIPHSRHHPSPFSWWRITARYRGGPRTLTVGNQTLDNTYSLGKSLKTSHLLALASKNSAPTTRSNANAIHVLLTSADVAVDGFCMSRCGTHGSGRVAKRRIAFAWVGNPVTQCPGECAWPFHQPVYGPQTPPLVPPNGDVGVDGMLISLATVLAGAVTNPFGNGYYQGSVTAPLEAVSACAGIFGKGAYPGYTGNVLVDNVTGASYNALGLHGRKFLLPAMWDPVTSTCKTLV comes from the coding sequence ATGTTAATTTTAAGGTTGGCAATTTTTGTGGCCTCCCTTGTAGTAGTCGTCCAATCCCATGTTCCAAACATATGGGAAGCCAAGCCCTTCCACCACATGTTGTCTTTGGTTCAGCCAGACCCTGTTGTCCTCAACTACCACAGGGGTCCACTCCTTAAGGGAAACGTCACCGTTCATATCAACTGGTACGGCAACTTCACACCCATTCACCGTTCCATCATCGTTGATTTCATCCAATCCCTTGGTTCCATTCCCCACTCTCGTCACCACCCATCACCCTTTTCGTGGTGGCGAATCACCGCGAGGTACAGAGGAGGCCCCCGCACCCTCACCGTAGGGAATCAAACCCTCGACAACACCTACTCCCTCGGTAAATCACTTAAAACAAGCCACCTCCTCGCACTCGCTTCCAAAAATTCAGCACCAACAACTCGCAGTAACGCTAACGCCATCCACGTGCTGCTAACCTCTGCTGACGTGGCGGTGGATGGTTTCTGCATGAGCCGATGTGGGACCCACGGGTCGGGTCGGGTTGCAAAGAGAAGGATCGCGTTCGCGTGGGTGGGTAACCCGGTTACGCAGTGTCCTGGGGAGTGCGCGTGGCCGTTCCATCAGCCGGTGTACGGACCGCAGACGCCGCCGCTGGTTCCGCCGAACGGCGACGTTGGCGTGGACGGGATGCTGATAAGTTTGGCGACGGTGCTCGCCGGAGCGGTGACGAACCCGTTCGGGAACGGGTACTACCAAGGGTCGGTGACGGCGCCGCTGGAGGCGGTGTCGGCTTGCGCCGGAATATTCGGAAAAGGGGCGTATCCGGGTTACACGGGTAACGTTTTGGTGGATAACGTAACGGGAGCTAGCTACAACGCGTTGGGTTTGCACGGTCGCAAGTTTCTGTTACCGGCGATGTGGGACCCCGTCACGTCTACATGCAAAACGCTCGTTTGA
- the LOC114409270 gene encoding protein EXORDIUM-like 1, whose amino-acid sequence MAMASLASSSVLLNLLFIVSALHLGAAAARILSEKEDQQQLQFQYHKGPLLSGNISVNLIWYGSFKPSQRAIISDFITSLSSSPKSTAQPSVATWWKGTEKYYQLIKSAPKPSLTLALGAQILDENYSLGKSLTTDNIVSLASKGAPNDAINVVLTFSDVTVEGFCSSRCGTHGSSVGHGKLAYVWVGNSETQCPGQCAWPFHQPIYGPQSPPLVAPNNDVGLDGMVINVATLLAGTVTNPWGNGYFQGPKEAPLEAASACTGLYGKGAYPGYAGELLLDPTTAASYNANAVNHRKYLLPALFDPTTSACSTLP is encoded by the coding sequence ATGGCAATGGCCTCTCTTGCATCCTCAAGTGTTCTTTTGAACCTCTTGTTCATCGTTTCTGCGCTCCATTTGGGAGCAGCAGCAGCAAGAATTCTGAGTGAAAAGGAGGACCAACAACAGTTGCAGTTCCAATACCACAAAGGCCCTCTTCTCAGCGGCAATATCTCTGTCAATCTCATATGGTACGGTAGCTTCAAGCCTTCCCAGCGAGCCATCATCTCCGATTTCATCACCTCCCTTTCCTCTTCTCCAAAATCCACAGCCCAACCATCCGTCGCCACGTGGTGGAAAGGCACTGAAAAATACTACCAACTCATCAAGTCGGCACCAAAACCCAGCCTCACCCTCGCTCTCGGTGCCCAAATCCTCGACGAGAACTACTCCCTTGGAAAATCACTCACCACCGACAACATCGTTAGTTTAGCATCCAAGGGTGCTCCCAATGACGCCATCAACGTTGTTCTAACATTCTCGGACGTAACCGTTGAGGGGTTCTGTTCCAGTAGGTGCGGGACTCACGGCTCCTCGGTGGGCCATGGCAAGTTGGCTTACGTGTGGGTGGGGAACTCGGAGACGCAGTGCCCGGGCCAATGCGCATGGCCCTTCCACCAGCCCATTTACGGCCCACAGAGCCCACCATTGGTAGCGCCCAACAACGACGTGGGCCTGGATGGAATGGTCATCAACGTGGCCACCCTATTGGCCGGGACCGTTACAAACCCTTGGGGGAATGGCTACTTCCAAGGACCCAAAGAGGCTCCTCTCGAAGCCGCTTCCGCTTGCACAGGGCTGTACGGCAAGGGCGCTTACCCTGGCTACGCTGGGGAACTCTTGCTGGACCCCACTACCGCCGCTAGCTACAATGCTAACGCCGTCAATCACCGCAAATATTTGTTGCCGGCACTCTTTGACCCTACCACTTCAGCTTGTTCTACTCTGCCGTAA